In the genome of Arthrobacter alpinus, the window GGGGCAAACAAGATATTCGTGAGGACTTGGGCAAATGACCCCAAGGATTCCAGAACACCCAAAATGGTTAAGAGGACGCCGCCGGGGAACTTGAAGTTCAAGGCTTCGGCTGGCAATTGAAGAGAAACCGGTTTTTTGCCGGTTGATTGGCTGGACGGCGGAGCTGACGGTTGAATTTCCGAACTGTCCGGCGACGGGTGACTCACGGGGTGACTCCTGGTCCACAAGAAATGCATTTGGTAACAACATCAAGATTACGCTGTGCCGGGACCCTTTCGCCGCCGGGCTTGCGAACCTATGATTGGCCTATCTTCAGGAATTGACGTCTAGGCCGGGGAAGTTGGCCTTATCAGGAAAGAGGTGACCCAGCCATGACTCCGCAATCAGAACCGGTGCGTGTGGAAAAGGACAGCGGCCAGGACGGAACCATCGTCAATCCTGGTGCGAAAGAAGGCCGGGATACCTCAGTTGGCGATGAGGGTGACGACGCAAACGAGTTGCGCTTTGACGAAGAGACCCGCCTCATTCGAGAACAATCGCAACGCCCCGAAACGGACTAGTCCGCTTTAGGCGGGATTGTTGGGTGCGGCAACGCGAACAAGCACGGATTTGGGCTCCACGCTGACCTTCACACACGTGGCCGGGCCCGACGGGTCGCCGTCGATCTGGGTTTCCACGGGCATGATGGTACGAATCGTCAGGTTCTGGGAGCGGTAAAAGTCAATGACCGGCAGATTGTTCTTGTGCCGGAACACCACTTTGCCAGCCATCGCCATCCAGCCCAGTGCGCTGCGCGGGCTGACCACCACAACGTCCAGGACGCCGTCGTCAATCAGGGCGCCAGGGACAAAATCAATCCCGCCCGGCAGCAGGCCGCAATTGGCGAACATGACCGAACGGACCTTGCGCTGCTGCGCCGGCTCATCGTCCAGAGCAATGCTGACCTTTTTGCGTGGCCCCGCCATGTGCCTCAGGCCGGCCTCGCTGTAGGCCAGCCACCCAACATGTTCCTTCAGCTTTGAATTCGTGTCGCTCATGACCTCAGCATCCATGCCAAGGCCCGCGATGACCATGAAGGAATGCTTGGAAACGGCACCGGTGACGCCGTCCTCGAGCTCCATGAGGCCCGAGTCGATGTGGCGCTGGTGGCCAAACAACGCGGTCTGGACGCTCCCAGCAATATCCGTTACGTCAAGATTCAGGTTGCGGGCCAACAGGTTGCCGGTGCCCAAGGGAACTATGCCAAGGGGCACCTCGGTGTGGCGCAACGTCTGGGCCACGGCGCGGACTGTGCCG includes:
- a CDS encoding diacylglycerol/lipid kinase family protein; protein product: MPTELLVAIIVVILVLVIAISWLGVRKLAQKHTRSTVADSPHKIHLAQQQVAFIFNPTKSGVEDAKTLITRSVSKAEWPAPLFFETTAEDPGFAMAQAALAAKADVVIVGGGDGTVRAVAQTLRHTEVPLGIVPLGTGNLLARNLNLDVTDIAGSVQTALFGHQRHIDSGLMELEDGVTGAVSKHSFMVIAGLGMDAEVMSDTNSKLKEHVGWLAYSEAGLRHMAGPRKKVSIALDDEPAQQRKVRSVMFANCGLLPGGIDFVPGALIDDGVLDVVVVSPRSALGWMAMAGKVVFRHKNNLPVIDFYRSQNLTIRTIMPVETQIDGDPSGPATCVKVSVEPKSVLVRVAAPNNPA